The following are encoded in a window of Sphaerisporangium siamense genomic DNA:
- a CDS encoding ABC-three component system middle component 6 has product MLLPSKAIPTDQALLAVGAQILIQLERPGTVSVVWDRVLEWRSARGMRSALPFWWFSLALDVLYALGAVEQRNGELMRKSRAA; this is encoded by the coding sequence GTGCTGCTTCCTTCTAAGGCCATACCAACCGACCAGGCACTGCTCGCCGTCGGTGCGCAGATATTGATCCAGCTCGAACGTCCCGGCACCGTGAGCGTGGTGTGGGACCGGGTGCTGGAGTGGCGGTCGGCCCGCGGAATGCGATCCGCACTGCCGTTCTGGTGGTTCTCGCTGGCCCTGGACGTCCTTTACGCGCTCGGGGCCGTCGAGCAGCGTAACGGAGAGCTGATGAGGAAGAGCCGTGCTGCATGA